In one Agathobacter rectalis ATCC 33656 genomic region, the following are encoded:
- a CDS encoding P1 family peptidase — MHEIDIMDIGGFKIGQAEDTKGLTGCTVFLFDKQSPAGVDIRGGGPASRETPLLNPVADAKGIHALVLSGGSAFGLDAAGGVMKYLEERDIGFDVGVTKVPLVVQSCIFDLVIGDKNARPDGKMAYKACENASYDTFLQGNYGAGMGATVGKYMGRERSMKSGIGAYAVQLGELKVGAVVTLNALGDIYDIDTDKKIAGALDENGLLFDDETAYFEAAAKIQNMFTGNTTIGTIITNAKLDKTALNKVASMAHNGYGRAIRPVHTMADGDSIYAVSVGSVPADINLVGPMSAYVMAKAIANAARSAKSVDGYKAFCDVNKK, encoded by the coding sequence ATGCATGAAATAGACATAATGGATATCGGCGGCTTCAAAATAGGCCAAGCCGAGGACACTAAGGGCTTGACCGGCTGTACGGTATTTCTTTTTGATAAACAGTCACCGGCGGGAGTTGACATAAGGGGAGGCGGACCGGCTTCGCGGGAGACACCACTTTTAAATCCTGTGGCAGATGCAAAGGGTATCCATGCTCTTGTACTGTCAGGCGGCTCTGCCTTTGGTCTGGATGCAGCGGGAGGCGTGATGAAGTATCTCGAGGAGCGTGATATAGGCTTTGATGTGGGAGTCACAAAGGTGCCTCTTGTGGTGCAGTCGTGTATTTTTGACCTGGTAATAGGTGATAAAAATGCAAGGCCTGATGGCAAAATGGCATACAAGGCTTGTGAGAACGCTTCTTATGATACCTTTTTACAGGGAAATTATGGAGCCGGAATGGGCGCAACAGTCGGCAAATATATGGGGCGTGAGCGTAGCATGAAGAGCGGAATAGGAGCCTATGCAGTACAGCTTGGAGAACTAAAGGTTGGAGCAGTGGTGACACTGAACGCACTTGGTGACATATATGATATAGATACAGATAAGAAAATTGCCGGAGCACTGGATGAAAATGGGCTGCTTTTTGATGACGAGACAGCGTATTTTGAGGCAGCGGCGAAGATTCAGAATATGTTTACAGGAAACACCACAATTGGTACAATAATAACAAATGCAAAGCTTGACAAGACCGCACTCAACAAGGTGGCATCCATGGCTCACAATGGCTATGGCAGAGCAATCAGACCCGTGCACACGATGGCAGACGGAGATTCAATCTATGCTGTATCAGTGGGCAGTGTGCCTGCAGATATCAATCTGGTGGGGCCAATGAGTGCCTATGTCATGGCAAAGGCCATTGCCAATGCAGCTAGAAGTGCAAAGTCTGTGGATGGCTACAAAGCATTTTGCGATGTAAACAAAAAATGA
- a CDS encoding ECF transporter S component has product MRNSKTNELVLTGLFTAIIIIMAFTPLGYIPLVVINATIIHIPVILGSLFCGPKKGAFLGFVFGFTSCLKATIVGGTLSSFVFSPVLAASLVGTSGIFKSLFIAFVPRILVGVIPYFVYIGIKKVLASEKKNLWGTVLNVLMSVFLAFGVYAFLGKMSESLSQAAALGIGIAVGAVVFIVVEAVFIRKSTQVIPFVYAGVAGAMTNTLLVMGSIFVLYKDAYADAIGVAGNAVLGVITGVISFNGVIEAIVAAIIVYLVGLVLNTIKPIAAK; this is encoded by the coding sequence ATGCGCAATTCAAAAACAAACGAACTTGTACTGACAGGTTTATTCACAGCCATTATCATTATCATGGCATTCACACCACTCGGATATATTCCGCTCGTAGTTATCAACGCTACGATTATTCACATTCCGGTAATCCTTGGTTCACTTTTCTGCGGACCTAAAAAGGGAGCATTCCTTGGATTTGTATTCGGATTTACCAGTTGTCTAAAGGCAACTATAGTCGGAGGAACTCTTTCATCCTTTGTATTTTCGCCGGTGCTTGCCGCATCCCTGGTCGGAACCTCAGGTATATTTAAGAGCTTATTCATAGCATTTGTTCCAAGAATTTTAGTAGGTGTTATACCTTATTTTGTATATATAGGCATCAAAAAGGTGCTTGCGTCAGAGAAGAAAAATCTCTGGGGCACAGTTTTAAATGTGCTCATGTCAGTATTCCTTGCATTCGGAGTATATGCATTCCTCGGCAAGATGTCAGAGTCACTTTCACAGGCAGCCGCATTAGGAATCGGTATAGCAGTCGGAGCTGTAGTATTTATAGTAGTTGAGGCTGTATTTATCAGAAAGAGCACACAGGTTATTCCGTTTGTATATGCAGGTGTAGCCGGTGCCATGACAAATACACTGCTTGTAATGGGCTCAATCTTCGTGCTTTACAAGGATGCTTATGCAGATGCAATCGGTGTGGCAGGAAACGCGGTGCTGGGCGTTATCACCGGAGTCATCAGTTTTAACGGAGTCATTGAGGCAATAGTTGCCGCAATCATCGTATACCTTGTTGGATTGGTTTTGAACACAATCAAACCCATTGCAGCAAAATAA
- the coaBC gene encoding bifunctional phosphopantothenoylcysteine decarboxylase/phosphopantothenate--cysteine ligase CoaBC, whose product MLKGKTVVLGVTGSIAAYKIANLASMLVKQHADVNVIMTHNATNFINPITFETLTGNKCLVDTFDRNFEFNVEHVALAKRADIFMVAPASANVIGKMANGIADDMLTTTILAAKCPKLVSPAMNTNMYENRIVQDNIKKLEHYGFEMIKPAEGYLACGDTGAGKMPEPQTLFNYIMRTIACEKDLAGKNVLITAGATQEKIDPVRFITNHSTGKMGRAIAENCMLRGAHVTLVNASVSVEPPMFVDVVNVTSAADMADVVKSKAAEQDIIIMTAAVADFCPSHPADEKIKKNDSSYESVIELERTEDILSYLGAHKAKGQLICGFSMETQNMLENSKAKLAKKNADMIVANNLKVAGAGFGTDTNVVTLITADDCTELEIMDKSCVAARIMDRLLQM is encoded by the coding sequence ATGTTAAAAGGAAAAACAGTAGTTTTGGGAGTGACAGGAAGTATAGCGGCATACAAGATAGCAAACCTTGCGAGTATGCTTGTAAAACAGCACGCCGATGTCAACGTCATAATGACACACAATGCAACAAATTTTATAAATCCAATCACATTTGAAACTCTCACAGGCAACAAGTGCCTCGTGGACACATTTGACAGAAACTTTGAATTCAATGTAGAGCATGTGGCGCTCGCAAAGAGAGCAGACATCTTTATGGTGGCACCTGCATCAGCCAATGTGATAGGCAAGATGGCAAACGGAATCGCAGACGATATGCTTACCACCACAATACTTGCAGCCAAATGTCCTAAGCTTGTTTCTCCTGCCATGAACACCAATATGTACGAGAACAGGATTGTGCAGGACAATATCAAAAAGCTCGAACACTACGGCTTTGAGATGATAAAGCCGGCTGAAGGATATCTTGCATGCGGAGACACAGGTGCAGGAAAAATGCCGGAGCCACAGACACTTTTCAACTACATAATGAGGACAATAGCCTGTGAAAAGGACCTGGCAGGCAAGAATGTACTCATCACAGCCGGAGCGACGCAGGAAAAAATAGACCCAGTACGTTTTATCACCAATCACTCAACAGGCAAGATGGGGCGTGCCATAGCAGAAAACTGTATGCTCCGCGGTGCGCATGTTACACTGGTCAACGCTTCGGTATCTGTTGAGCCACCTATGTTTGTAGATGTGGTAAATGTGACATCGGCCGCAGACATGGCAGACGTGGTGAAATCAAAGGCTGCTGAACAGGATATTATCATCATGACCGCAGCAGTAGCGGATTTTTGCCCATCACATCCGGCTGATGAGAAAATAAAGAAAAATGACAGCTCATATGAGTCTGTAATTGAGCTTGAGCGCACAGAGGACATACTTTCATACCTCGGAGCACACAAGGCTAAGGGACAGCTCATATGCGGTTTTTCTATGGAAACCCAGAATATGCTTGAAAACTCGAAAGCAAAGCTTGCAAAGAAAAATGCAGATATGATAGTGGCAAACAACCTCAAGGTAGCAGGTGCAGGCTTTGGAACAGATACCAATGTGGTCACACTCATCACGGCTGACGACTGCACAGAGCTTGAAATCATGGACAAGAGCTGCGTTGCAGCTAGGATTATGGACCGGTTGCTGCAGATGTAG
- a CDS encoding ECF transporter S component — translation MDVTTNNTKSKVNIRLLVGTGMLSGLAFVLQYLEFPIPIMPFFIRFDFSDLPALIGAFAYGPLAGVIVEFIKNLLHCTVTQSFTVGELSNFILGAVFTGTAGLIYKKNKTKKGAIIGAIVGSVIMGIISFPSNLFIVYPAYEKFTPINEIMDAYSKLLPSVGKLWQALLIFNVPFTIVKGLISTLITVLIYKRLSPVLKGRG, via the coding sequence ATGGACGTAACAACAAACAACACAAAATCAAAAGTAAACATCAGACTTTTAGTCGGCACAGGAATGTTAAGCGGACTTGCATTTGTACTTCAGTACCTCGAGTTTCCAATTCCAATCATGCCGTTTTTTATTAGGTTTGATTTTTCAGACCTGCCTGCACTTATCGGAGCATTTGCATACGGACCGTTAGCAGGAGTGATTGTAGAGTTTATCAAGAACCTGCTTCACTGTACAGTAACACAGAGCTTTACGGTAGGAGAGCTTTCAAACTTTATTCTCGGAGCAGTATTTACAGGAACGGCAGGGCTTATATACAAGAAGAACAAGACTAAAAAGGGTGCCATCATTGGTGCGATAGTTGGCTCGGTTATAATGGGAATCATCAGCTTCCCGTCAAACCTGTTTATTGTATATCCAGCATATGAGAAGTTTACACCAATAAATGAAATCATGGATGCATACAGCAAACTTCTCCCATCAGTAGGCAAGCTGTGGCAGGCACTTTTAATATTCAATGTTCCGTTTACCATCGTAAAGGGACTTATATCAACACTTATCACAGTGCTTATATACAAGAGACTGTCACCGGTTTTAAAGGGAAGAGGATAG
- the tsaE gene encoding tRNA (adenosine(37)-N6)-threonylcarbamoyltransferase complex ATPase subunit type 1 TsaE yields MSSEGNITVIESFSADDTHALGVTLGQQAKPGDVCTLVGDLGVGKTVLTQGIAEGLGITEPINSPTFTIVQVYEDGRLPFYHFDVYRIGDIEEMDEIGYEDYFYGDGLTMIEWANLIEEILPNKRKEITIEKDLEKGFDYRKITIKEVL; encoded by the coding sequence ATGAGTAGTGAAGGAAATATAACAGTAATAGAAAGCTTTTCGGCAGATGATACGCATGCACTTGGGGTTACGCTTGGACAGCAGGCAAAGCCGGGGGATGTGTGTACACTTGTGGGTGATTTAGGAGTGGGTAAAACAGTGCTCACGCAGGGCATAGCAGAGGGGCTTGGCATCACAGAGCCTATAAACAGCCCTACATTTACAATAGTGCAGGTGTACGAGGATGGCAGGCTGCCGTTTTATCATTTCGATGTATACAGGATTGGTGACATTGAGGAGATGGATGAAATAGGCTATGAGGATTATTTCTACGGAGATGGGCTTACGATGATAGAGTGGGCAAATCTCATTGAGGAGATACTCCCAAATAAGAGAAAAGAGATTACTATTGAAAAAGACCTGGAAAAAGGCTTTGACTATAGAAAAATAACAATAAAAGAGGTTTTATAA
- a CDS encoding DUF975 family protein, translated as MNPKKKSKELKRISRENLNGRYRLSMSVFLTVTLINLFSDLPFTYLLGNVYATKVQTVIYYIAEVLLSIVVGVLQMGLIRFHLNMARKKECRISDVFYCFMNHSNRYFGAYIIYYAISMIAKAPFLVARNFFKLSGDTMGIAIALYAASAVLSFIVLVLFPFYLYLVLSRDDLSVFACLTHAIKLIRGNILRVIYINVSFIGMLVLCVLSLGIGLLWVEPYYEQTFTNLFLDVTGELPAVDCMV; from the coding sequence ATGAACCCAAAAAAGAAATCCAAAGAATTAAAAAGAATATCAAGAGAGAACCTGAACGGAAGATACAGACTTAGCATGAGCGTTTTTCTCACTGTCACACTCATAAATCTGTTTAGTGACCTGCCGTTTACCTACCTGCTCGGAAATGTATATGCCACAAAGGTTCAGACCGTTATCTACTACATTGCCGAGGTGCTTTTATCTATCGTGGTCGGCGTGCTGCAGATGGGACTCATACGTTTCCACCTTAATATGGCAAGAAAGAAAGAGTGCCGTATCAGCGATGTATTCTACTGCTTTATGAATCACTCCAACAGATATTTTGGAGCATACATCATATATTATGCCATCTCTATGATTGCAAAGGCGCCTTTCCTTGTAGCCAGAAACTTTTTCAAGCTAAGCGGCGACACTATGGGAATTGCTATCGCTTTATATGCTGCAAGTGCCGTGCTCAGCTTTATTGTACTGGTTCTGTTTCCGTTTTACCTGTATCTGGTACTCTCTCGCGATGATTTATCAGTATTTGCATGTCTGACTCATGCCATAAAGCTGATTCGCGGCAACATACTCAGAGTCATCTACATTAACGTAAGCTTCATCGGTATGCTTGTGCTTTGCGTGTTGTCGCTCGGCATCGGCCTGCTCTGGGTGGAGCCTTACTATGAGCAGACCTTTACAAATCTCTTCCTCGATGTGACCGGGGAGCTGCCGGCTGTGGACTGCATGGTGTAG
- the tsaB gene encoding tRNA (adenosine(37)-N6)-threonylcarbamoyltransferase complex dimerization subunit type 1 TsaB: MKILALDSSGLVASVAVVSDDNLIGEYTINYKKTHSQTLLPMLDEVAKMTELDLKTIDFIAVSAGPGSFTGLRIGSATAKGLAMALDKQIVSVPTVDALAYNLWGSADVVCPLMDARRQQTYTGLYDFTDGRMNTILPQCVVMIEEIVDKINELGRRVIFLGDGVDVFRDYINEHVKVDYDFAPAMCNKQRASAVACLGQVLYEQGRAENAADHKPEYLRLSQAERERQEKERDFRI; the protein is encoded by the coding sequence ATGAAGATACTTGCGCTTGACAGCTCAGGGCTTGTGGCCAGTGTGGCTGTCGTATCGGACGATAATCTGATAGGAGAATACACGATAAATTATAAAAAGACACATTCACAGACGCTTCTTCCGATGCTTGATGAGGTGGCTAAGATGACAGAGCTTGACCTTAAGACTATAGATTTTATTGCAGTCTCAGCAGGACCGGGATCGTTCACAGGGCTTCGCATAGGCTCTGCGACGGCGAAGGGGCTTGCAATGGCACTGGATAAGCAGATAGTTTCTGTACCTACCGTAGATGCACTAGCATACAATCTGTGGGGCAGTGCAGATGTTGTGTGTCCGCTTATGGATGCAAGAAGACAGCAGACCTATACAGGGCTGTATGATTTTACTGATGGCAGGATGAATACCATTTTACCGCAGTGCGTAGTGATGATAGAAGAGATAGTTGACAAAATCAATGAGCTCGGCCGCAGGGTGATTTTCCTTGGAGACGGAGTGGATGTGTTCAGGGATTATATTAATGAGCACGTAAAGGTGGACTATGACTTTGCACCTGCCATGTGCAATAAGCAAAGAGCATCGGCTGTAGCATGTCTTGGACAGGTGCTCTATGAGCAGGGCAGGGCAGAAAATGCAGCAGACCATAAGCCTGAGTATCTCAGATTATCACAGGCGGAGAGAGAGAGACAGGAAAAGGAGAGAGATTTTAGAATATGA
- a CDS encoding DUF2752 domain-containing protein: protein MQTDETIDRYFYITGWICIAIFAALAAVIGVCGTQILTKVPPCPLHAYTGYYCPGCGGTRATFALLHGHLIRSFVLHPFVPYTAILGGWFMLSQTLQRISRGRLHIGMHFRPLYMWLALAIIVVNCIVKNMLILFCGIHLLK from the coding sequence ATGCAGACAGATGAAACAATCGACAGGTATTTCTATATAACGGGCTGGATATGCATAGCTATATTTGCGGCTCTTGCGGCAGTGATTGGAGTATGCGGTACGCAGATACTCACAAAGGTGCCTCCATGTCCGCTGCACGCATATACAGGCTACTATTGTCCGGGGTGCGGTGGCACGAGAGCCACATTTGCGCTGCTACACGGACATTTGATAAGGTCGTTTGTACTCCATCCGTTTGTGCCATATACAGCCATTTTGGGCGGCTGGTTTATGCTGTCACAGACACTGCAGCGGATAAGCCGCGGCAGGCTGCACATCGGAATGCACTTCAGACCATTATATATGTGGCTTGCACTTGCCATTATTGTGGTAAACTGTATAGTCAAAAATATGCTTATATTATTTTGCGGTATTCATCTGCTTAAGTAG
- the glmS gene encoding glutamine--fructose-6-phosphate transaminase (isomerizing), translated as MCGIIGFTGRLEAQKILTEGLAALEYRGYDSAGIAYFKDTGKISIRKTVGKVKDLLAICDDENNSTCGIGHTRWATHGGVTNANAHPHKVGNVALIHNGIIENYHEIVNKYDLADSLISETDTEVAAALINKLYDGDPKATIKKVVAELQGSFAFCIMFKDQPGKIFAVRNVSPMVATYCDDGAFIASDLTAFIKYSKRYFILPEYTIMTMTADGIEMEDLEGKKVEPDYLEVNWDVTAAQKDGYPHFMIKEIHEQPTAITRTITPRIKDSLPCFEDDNIPDSFFEDISDITVVACGTAMYAGMVGKALLKNKFGIPVSVEIASEFRYEQPVLTDRSMVIFVSQSGETIDTLEALRLANKYTKKTLSIVNVKGSTIARESNYVLYTHAGPEIAVASTKAYTVQVASFYLIGCKIGLVSGRMTKEEAKTFIENLQEVPNLIESVITQAPEIEQLTKRMTNATNAFYIGRGLDYALSMEGALKLKEISYIHAEAYAAGELKHGTIALISEGVPVIAVATQSHVYSKVISNIREVKARGAYVILLSKDKDITDKSICDVHISLPQAPDEFVIFESVIICQLIAYYTSTGKGLNPDQPRNLAKSVTVE; from the coding sequence ATGTGTGGAATTATAGGATTTACAGGCCGTTTAGAGGCACAGAAGATTTTGACTGAAGGACTCGCAGCGTTAGAGTATCGTGGATACGACAGTGCAGGTATTGCCTATTTCAAGGATACTGGCAAGATTTCTATTCGCAAAACCGTCGGAAAGGTTAAGGATCTTCTCGCTATCTGCGATGATGAGAACAATTCAACCTGTGGAATCGGACATACAAGATGGGCAACACACGGCGGAGTTACCAATGCCAATGCTCATCCTCACAAGGTTGGAAATGTCGCACTCATCCACAATGGTATCATTGAGAACTACCACGAGATTGTAAACAAGTATGATCTTGCAGACTCTCTTATATCTGAGACAGATACAGAGGTAGCAGCGGCTCTTATCAACAAGCTCTATGACGGAGATCCAAAGGCTACTATTAAGAAGGTAGTAGCAGAGCTTCAGGGTTCATTTGCGTTCTGTATCATGTTCAAGGATCAGCCGGGAAAGATTTTTGCTGTCAGAAATGTAAGCCCGATGGTTGCAACATATTGCGATGACGGGGCATTTATTGCATCAGATCTTACAGCGTTTATTAAATATTCGAAGCGCTATTTTATACTTCCGGAGTACACTATCATGACAATGACTGCTGATGGAATCGAAATGGAGGATTTAGAGGGTAAGAAAGTTGAGCCGGATTATCTTGAGGTAAACTGGGATGTAACGGCAGCTCAGAAGGATGGATATCCGCATTTCATGATCAAGGAAATTCATGAGCAGCCGACAGCTATCACAAGGACTATCACTCCAAGAATCAAGGATTCACTTCCTTGCTTTGAGGATGATAATATTCCTGATTCGTTCTTCGAGGATATAAGCGACATAACAGTTGTAGCCTGTGGTACAGCTATGTATGCAGGAATGGTCGGAAAAGCTCTTTTAAAGAACAAGTTTGGTATTCCTGTTTCTGTTGAGATTGCATCAGAGTTCAGATATGAGCAGCCTGTTCTCACAGACAGGTCAATGGTTATTTTTGTGTCACAGTCAGGTGAGACAATTGATACCTTAGAGGCACTTCGTCTGGCTAATAAATATACTAAAAAGACGCTTTCTATCGTAAATGTAAAGGGTTCAACAATAGCCCGTGAGAGCAACTATGTACTTTATACACACGCAGGTCCTGAGATTGCCGTGGCAAGTACCAAGGCATACACAGTTCAGGTGGCAAGCTTTTACCTGATTGGATGCAAGATTGGTCTTGTATCCGGCCGTATGACCAAGGAAGAGGCAAAGACATTTATTGAGAATCTGCAGGAGGTTCCAAATCTCATTGAGTCAGTTATCACACAGGCACCTGAGATTGAACAGCTTACGAAGAGAATGACAAATGCTACAAATGCGTTTTACATAGGCCGAGGACTTGATTATGCATTAAGCATGGAGGGCGCACTCAAGCTCAAAGAGATTTCATATATTCATGCTGAGGCTTATGCAGCAGGAGAGTTAAAGCACGGTACAATCGCGCTCATCAGCGAGGGTGTTCCGGTTATCGCAGTTGCTACACAGAGCCATGTATACAGCAAGGTCATCTCAAATATCCGCGAGGTAAAGGCGAGAGGCGCATACGTTATCCTTCTTAGCAAGGACAAGGATATTACAGATAAGTCAATCTGTGATGTGCATATCTCACTCCCACAGGCACCGGATGAGTTTGTGATTTTCGAGTCAGTTATAATCTGTCAGCTTATCGCTTACTACACATCAACAGGAAAGGGCTTAAACCCTGACCAGCCACGTAACCTTGCAAAATCAGTTACAGTAGAATAA
- a CDS encoding YcxB family protein gives MKLEFDVKVTEKDLYSFNIEQAYKGSQGVISLLFAVLLAAAAVLSAQKGNTEYVVLYIIVGILVLLYVPFSLKGRVKMIMKTNEVFSKPLHFAVDEKHINVSQGDEMAQLPWEQVYRFVANDKRILIFSNRKNAYILSKEQLGDSYEPLKELAGSTLEKYRLKIK, from the coding sequence ATGAAGCTTGAATTTGATGTAAAAGTAACAGAAAAGGATTTATATTCATTTAATATAGAGCAGGCGTACAAGGGCAGTCAGGGTGTCATATCATTGCTGTTTGCTGTGCTCTTGGCTGCGGCAGCAGTGTTAAGCGCACAAAAAGGCAATACGGAGTATGTGGTGCTTTATATTATAGTTGGTATTCTGGTGCTGCTATATGTGCCGTTTTCACTCAAGGGCAGGGTAAAGATGATTATGAAGACAAATGAAGTTTTCTCAAAGCCACTGCATTTTGCGGTAGACGAAAAGCACATAAATGTAAGCCAGGGAGATGAGATGGCGCAGCTTCCGTGGGAGCAGGTGTACAGATTCGTGGCAAATGATAAGAGGATACTTATATTCAGCAACAGGAAGAATGCATACATTCTCTCAAAGGAGCAGCTGGGCGACAGCTATGAGCCGTTAAAGGAGCTGGCAGGCAGTACACTGGAGAAATACAGACTGAAAATCAAATAA
- a CDS encoding Tex family protein translates to MDIIAAIAEELQIKKGQAEAAVKLIDEGNTIPFIARYRKEATGSLNDEVLRNLFDRLTYLRNLEDKKQTVLASIEEQGKLTDELKKAILEAQTQVAVDDLYRPYRPKRRTRATIAKEKGLEPLAQTILAQESSVDIMAEAAKYVDAEKDVADEAAALAGAKDIIAENVSDNADYRTKIRELTMQKGRLISTAKDPKAESVYEMYYEFDEALSKVAGHRTLAINRGEKEKILTVKIEAPTEDIIKYLKKQVITNDGAPTAAVLTEVVEDAYNRLIAPAIEREIRNNLTEEAEDGAIKVFGKNLEQLLMQPPIAGQVVLGWDPAFRTGCKISVVDPTGKVLDTTVIYPTAPQNKVDEAKAIIKKLIDKHHVTLISLGNGTASRESEQVIVELLKEIPVKVQYIIVNEAGASVYSASKLATEEFPNFDVGQRSATSMARRLQDPLAELVKIDPKSIGVGQYQHDMNQKKLSEALGGVVEDCVNKVGVDLNTASVSLLEYISGISKTIAKNIVDYREENGKFTSRSQLLKVAKLGPKAFEQCAGFMRISDGKNPLDATGVHPESYDATKAVLEKLGYTMEDVKNRNVVGISKKVSDYKALADEAGVGEITLRDIVKELEKPARDPREDMPKPILRSDVLEMKDLTPGMVLKGTVRNVIDFGCFVDIGVHQDGLVHISEICDRYIKHPLEAVSVGDIVDVQVMSVDLKKQRIQLTMKIGQGTDKAGKSENSGSSKDSAANKADRSNRNNGGRNSRNDRNGTGSKNNNNRNKKPHYIKGKKNNFFDNIILDN, encoded by the coding sequence ATGGATATTATTGCTGCAATTGCAGAAGAACTGCAGATAAAAAAAGGACAGGCCGAGGCCGCTGTCAAGCTGATAGATGAGGGAAATACCATCCCTTTTATCGCCAGATACCGAAAGGAGGCAACCGGCTCATTAAATGATGAGGTGCTCAGAAATCTCTTCGACAGACTGACATATCTACGTAATCTTGAGGACAAGAAGCAGACAGTGCTTGCAAGCATTGAGGAGCAGGGCAAGCTTACGGATGAGCTTAAGAAGGCAATCCTTGAGGCACAGACACAGGTGGCGGTTGACGATTTGTACAGACCTTACCGTCCGAAGAGAAGAACCCGTGCCACAATCGCAAAGGAAAAGGGCTTAGAGCCACTGGCACAGACCATTTTAGCGCAGGAATCGTCTGTTGATATCATGGCAGAAGCAGCTAAATATGTGGATGCAGAAAAGGACGTGGCAGATGAAGCGGCTGCACTTGCCGGAGCAAAGGATATCATTGCAGAGAACGTATCCGACAATGCCGATTACAGAACAAAAATCAGAGAGCTTACCATGCAAAAGGGACGTCTTATATCGACAGCCAAGGATCCAAAGGCGGAGTCTGTCTATGAGATGTACTATGAATTTGACGAGGCTCTTTCCAAGGTGGCAGGTCACAGAACACTCGCAATTAACCGTGGTGAGAAGGAAAAAATCCTCACAGTAAAGATAGAGGCACCGACAGAGGATATCATAAAATATCTTAAAAAGCAGGTTATCACAAATGATGGAGCGCCTACAGCAGCCGTACTCACAGAGGTAGTGGAGGATGCGTACAACAGGCTTATTGCCCCTGCCATAGAGCGTGAAATCAGAAACAATCTGACAGAGGAAGCAGAGGATGGTGCCATAAAGGTATTCGGAAAGAACCTGGAGCAGCTTCTCATGCAGCCTCCAATTGCAGGACAGGTTGTGCTTGGATGGGATCCGGCATTCCGTACAGGCTGCAAGATTTCTGTCGTAGACCCTACAGGAAAGGTGCTCGATACCACAGTAATCTACCCAACAGCACCACAGAACAAGGTCGATGAGGCAAAGGCCATAATCAAAAAGCTCATAGACAAGCATCATGTCACTCTTATCTCACTCGGAAACGGAACAGCATCGCGTGAGTCAGAGCAGGTGATTGTTGAGCTGTTAAAGGAAATTCCGGTAAAGGTGCAGTACATCATAGTAAATGAAGCAGGTGCGTCAGTATATTCAGCCAGCAAGCTTGCTACGGAGGAGTTTCCGAATTTTGATGTGGGACAAAGAAGTGCCACATCCATGGCGCGTAGACTTCAGGATCCGCTCGCTGAGCTTGTAAAGATTGATCCAAAGTCAATCGGAGTCGGACAGTATCAGCACGATATGAACCAGAAAAAGCTCTCAGAGGCACTCGGAGGAGTTGTAGAGGACTGCGTAAATAAGGTTGGTGTAGATTTAAATACAGCATCCGTTTCACTGCTTGAGTACATATCAGGCATCTCAAAGACCATTGCCAAAAACATCGTGGATTACAGAGAGGAAAACGGTAAATTCACATCACGTTCACAGCTTCTTAAGGTAGCAAAGCTTGGACCGAAGGCATTTGAACAGTGTGCAGGTTTCATGCGTATCTCAGACGGAAAGAACCCACTTGATGCCACAGGCGTGCATCCTGAGTCATATGATGCCACAAAGGCAGTGCTTGAAAAGCTTGGCTACACAATGGAGGATGTAAAGAACAGAAATGTAGTTGGAATCTCAAAGAAAGTATCTGATTACAAGGCGCTCGCAGACGAGGCAGGAGTTGGTGAAATCACACTGCGTGACATCGTAAAAGAGCTTGAAAAGCCGGCAAGAGACCCACGTGAGGATATGCCAAAGCCAATTCTAAGAAGCGATGTCCTTGAGATGAAGGACCTCACACCGGGTATGGTATTAAAGGGCACAGTCAGAAATGTAATAGATTTCGGATGCTTTGTGGATATAGGAGTACACCAGGACGGACTTGTGCATATCTCAGAGATATGTGACCGCTATATCAAGCACCCGCTTGAGGCTGTCAGTGTAGGAGACATAGTAGATGTGCAGGTTATGAGCGTTGACCTCAAAAAGCAGCGCATCCAGCTTACCATGAAAATCGGACAGGGCACAGACAAGGCCGGTAAGTCAGAAAACAGCGGCAGCAGCAAAGACAGTGCTGCCAACAAGGCTGACAGAAGTAATAGAAATAACGGTGGCAGGAATAGCAGAAACGATAGAAATGGTACAGGCAGCAAGAATAATAACAACAGAAACAAAAAGCCACACTACATAAAGGGCAAGAAAAATAATTTCTTTGACAATATTATTCTTGATAATTAA